In Mariluticola halotolerans, one DNA window encodes the following:
- a CDS encoding cytochrome P450, whose amino-acid sequence MASQHPVRPLGSGSDWDPISEETVKNPRRVYADLRNRCPVAHSERWGGFYTLTRHADVVAASRDPETFTATKQTVIPTSPRKGLARLPLQVDPPEHTIYRRALNPFFKEDKMRALEPEIAALAERLYDDLLTGETIDFANDFAAPFTQGTLCILVGLDLAEAGRLGHLSHEYVKAIQAESLSMAGGFSREIDQFAIDLVADRKKHPRSPETDMATGLLADMSGTKPFTDDEVAGMIRLLLIGGHVVPKNFLGSAAYHLAMHADLQEGLRQGRIALRPAIEELLRFYAPNQALVRVTTKDTEIGGRKIPAGCPVALHFLSANQDEDVFENASQFDPERKPNRHIAFGTGPHVCIGQSLARMQARLMVEGLLNRTRHFAISGKPQWARWTEFGIAELSLKVDPI is encoded by the coding sequence ATGGCTTCCCAACACCCTGTTCGGCCATTAGGATCTGGCAGCGACTGGGATCCGATTAGCGAGGAAACAGTCAAAAATCCGCGCCGCGTCTATGCGGATCTGCGCAACAGGTGTCCGGTCGCCCATTCTGAGCGCTGGGGCGGGTTCTATACCCTGACCAGGCACGCGGACGTCGTGGCTGCCAGCCGCGATCCGGAGACCTTCACAGCCACCAAACAGACAGTCATTCCCACATCGCCGCGCAAGGGATTGGCGCGTTTGCCCCTGCAGGTTGACCCGCCCGAGCACACGATTTACCGCCGCGCCCTCAATCCCTTCTTCAAAGAAGACAAGATGCGCGCACTGGAGCCCGAGATCGCGGCCCTGGCAGAGCGGCTCTATGACGATCTGCTGACCGGCGAAACCATCGATTTTGCCAATGATTTTGCCGCCCCTTTCACGCAAGGCACGCTTTGCATTCTTGTCGGGCTTGATCTAGCCGAAGCCGGTCGGCTGGGGCATCTCAGCCATGAATATGTGAAAGCCATCCAGGCCGAAAGCCTGAGCATGGCGGGCGGCTTTTCACGCGAAATAGACCAATTCGCCATCGACCTCGTGGCCGACCGGAAAAAGCATCCCCGCAGTCCGGAAACGGATATGGCCACCGGCCTGCTGGCCGACATGAGCGGCACAAAACCGTTCACCGATGATGAGGTGGCGGGGATGATCCGCCTGCTGTTGATTGGCGGGCATGTCGTACCAAAGAATTTTCTGGGCAGCGCCGCCTATCACCTGGCCATGCACGCTGATCTTCAGGAAGGCCTGCGTCAGGGCAGAATTGCACTCCGCCCGGCCATAGAGGAATTGCTGCGCTTTTATGCGCCCAACCAGGCGCTGGTGCGCGTCACGACGAAAGACACGGAAATCGGCGGCCGCAAAATCCCGGCCGGCTGCCCGGTGGCACTGCATTTCCTCTCGGCAAACCAGGACGAGGATGTGTTTGAGAACGCCAGTCAGTTCGATCCCGAACGCAAGCCCAACCGTCATATCGCCTTTGGCACGGGTCCACATGTCTGCATCGGTCAGTCGCTGGCCCGCATGCAGGCGCGGCTCATGGTAGAGGGGCTGCTGAACCGAACACGGCATTTCGCCATTTCGGGTAAGCCGCAATGGGCCCGTTGGACCGAATTCGGCATAGCGGAGCTGAGTCTTAAGGTCGATCCGATCTAG
- a CDS encoding TRAP transporter large permease — MLSIAGLVGMLGLIALGAPIFVALGTVSLIMLALEGRPLLDAAATSISGIGSTTFVAVPFFVMAATFMQSGGIARVIIDAAEAWVGHMRGGLALVCVIATTLFAAISGSSVVTAMAMGTFLIPAMIARNYDRPFALGVVGAAGTLGILIPPSLSMILYGLVTEQSVPRLFLAGVVPGILQALLLAGWVAIYSRKKNFASGETVSRGEFIRRNLRALPALAIPLSVFGGIYSGYATVTESAGIAAVASLLVALLVYREITWKQVFPLITEAVKKASAVTFIVLFALLFAHWITGSGVPTALVNLAVSYDLESWQFLLMLNIIMLIMGMFLDAIAVLLIITPIVVPLLAPLGIDPIHFGIVLIVNMEIAFLTPPIGLNLFVLSSISRAPLGEAIKGVWPFVLIMFGFLLLVTYIPEISLWLPNTLFGH; from the coding sequence ATGCTTAGCATTGCGGGTTTGGTCGGCATGCTCGGCCTGATCGCGCTCGGCGCCCCGATTTTCGTAGCCCTCGGGACCGTATCGCTGATTATGCTGGCGCTGGAAGGTCGTCCCCTGCTGGATGCTGCAGCAACTTCCATCTCCGGCATCGGATCCACCACCTTTGTGGCAGTGCCGTTTTTCGTCATGGCAGCCACTTTCATGCAATCAGGCGGCATTGCCAGGGTCATCATTGATGCGGCAGAGGCCTGGGTGGGCCATATGCGCGGCGGGCTGGCACTGGTCTGCGTCATCGCCACAACCCTGTTCGCAGCCATCTCCGGCTCATCGGTAGTCACAGCTATGGCCATGGGCACCTTTTTGATCCCGGCCATGATCGCCCGCAACTACGACCGGCCCTTCGCCCTGGGTGTCGTCGGGGCGGCCGGCACGCTCGGCATCCTCATCCCGCCCAGCCTCTCCATGATCCTTTACGGGCTGGTGACAGAACAATCGGTGCCGCGTCTGTTTCTGGCCGGGGTCGTGCCCGGCATATTGCAGGCTCTCCTTCTCGCCGGCTGGGTAGCTATTTACTCGCGAAAAAAGAATTTCGCCTCAGGAGAAACAGTCAGCCGCGGCGAGTTCATCCGCCGAAATTTGCGTGCCCTGCCCGCGCTCGCCATCCCACTTTCAGTCTTCGGCGGAATCTACTCAGGCTATGCCACGGTAACCGAATCTGCCGGCATTGCCGCTGTGGCGTCGCTGCTCGTCGCCCTGCTCGTCTACCGTGAAATCACTTGGAAGCAGGTCTTCCCGCTGATTACAGAGGCAGTGAAAAAGGCGAGCGCCGTAACCTTTATCGTATTGTTCGCCCTTCTGTTCGCTCACTGGATCACAGGATCCGGCGTACCCACTGCGCTGGTAAATCTCGCCGTATCCTACGACCTGGAGAGCTGGCAATTCCTGTTGATGCTCAACATAATCATGCTGATCATGGGCATGTTCCTCGATGCCATCGCCGTATTGCTGATCATTACGCCGATTGTCGTCCCTCTGTTGGCACCGCTCGGCATTGATCCGATCCACTTCGGGATTGTCCTGATCGTCAATATGGAGATCGCCTTCCTCACCCCACCCATCGGGCTCAACCTGTTCGTACTCTCGTCGATTTCGCGGGCGCCGCTGGGCGAAGCGATCAAAGGCGTATGGCCTTTCGTGCTGATTATGTTCGGCTTCTTGCTACTTGTAACCTACATACCGGAGATTAGCCTATGGCTTCCCAACACCCTGTTCGGCCATTAG
- a CDS encoding TRAP transporter small permease, which yields MIDKILKVWSQVETVLIGLLLLAALAVFLGGAVLRAVAPAHAVDWAEEISVYCIIWATVLSGSVLIYEKRHISTEIVASIFPPRTQAVLGFAMLLLTLGFCAVIGWYGYEAVQFALMLDERSASSLRTPQAWAMFLALPVGMALIVLRLVLMLLNGTRSIAGDMLTGDQAPEVITEPRRTDHA from the coding sequence ATGATAGACAAAATTCTCAAAGTCTGGAGTCAGGTAGAGACCGTCCTTATCGGGCTGTTGCTGCTCGCTGCTCTGGCAGTGTTTCTCGGCGGTGCAGTCCTGCGTGCCGTTGCGCCTGCCCATGCTGTCGACTGGGCGGAAGAAATATCGGTTTACTGCATCATCTGGGCGACAGTCCTCAGCGGCAGCGTGCTGATCTATGAAAAGCGCCATATCAGTACCGAAATCGTGGCCTCCATATTCCCCCCTCGCACGCAAGCTGTTCTCGGCTTTGCCATGCTGCTGCTGACACTGGGCTTTTGCGCGGTCATAGGATGGTACGGCTATGAGGCCGTTCAGTTCGCACTGATGCTGGATGAACGGTCAGCCTCATCTCTGCGTACACCGCAGGCCTGGGCCATGTTTCTCGCCTTGCCTGTGGGCATGGCACTCATCGTGCTGCGCCTTGTCCTGATGCTGCTTAACGGCACCCGTTCTATCGCCGGCGACATGCTGACTGGAGATCAGGCGCCCGAAGTGATCACAGAGCCACGGAGAACCGATCATGCTTAG
- the dctP gene encoding TRAP transporter substrate-binding protein DctP: protein MKLWIAALALSAGMTMTGATMAVELRLSVETPPGHIRNLASERWAEAIEASSNGEITVEVFPSGQLYDSAGAVRALASGALDLSIQASPTLSQFEPNLSVITLPMFFGATREEVRTILDGPLGDELYAMVAKKGIVVPDGGQFEFAPNNSAYTTDTAVTTYDELAGVKLATPPSPVVVSILKAMGANPVATPRTEIVLQLTQGQIDGLGSVTDLTISGGKLWEAGIANAFADNAGWGTYIPLVSKATLDKLSEEQRQVIHDAWAETVGWAREYAEEELQTAIQTNKDNGITYHTPSEEAVSAARKQLIGEQDNIVSSSGMSADFVSRVQEALEQL, encoded by the coding sequence ATGAAACTTTGGATAGCAGCGTTGGCCCTGTCGGCCGGCATGACAATGACCGGGGCCACGATGGCTGTGGAATTACGCCTGTCAGTCGAAACGCCGCCGGGACATATTCGCAACCTGGCCAGCGAACGCTGGGCTGAGGCCATCGAGGCCAGCTCCAATGGCGAAATCACCGTGGAGGTATTTCCCAGCGGCCAGCTCTATGATTCAGCTGGTGCCGTGCGCGCACTGGCCTCGGGAGCACTCGACCTTTCCATTCAGGCCAGCCCTACCCTTAGCCAGTTCGAGCCAAACCTGTCGGTAATCACACTACCCATGTTCTTCGGCGCGACGCGCGAAGAGGTGCGCACCATTTTGGACGGTCCGCTGGGCGACGAGCTTTACGCCATGGTGGCAAAGAAAGGCATTGTTGTGCCGGATGGCGGCCAGTTCGAGTTTGCGCCCAACAATTCCGCCTATACCACGGATACTGCCGTCACCACTTATGACGAACTCGCCGGCGTCAAGCTGGCGACCCCTCCGAGCCCGGTGGTTGTCAGCATTCTCAAAGCCATGGGTGCCAATCCTGTGGCGACGCCACGCACTGAAATTGTTCTGCAGCTGACCCAGGGCCAGATCGACGGCCTGGGATCGGTAACCGACCTGACAATTTCCGGTGGCAAGCTGTGGGAAGCCGGTATCGCCAATGCATTCGCAGACAATGCAGGCTGGGGCACCTACATTCCGCTGGTGTCGAAAGCGACCCTGGACAAGTTGAGCGAGGAACAGCGCCAGGTGATCCATGATGCCTGGGCGGAAACGGTGGGCTGGGCCCGCGAATATGCAGAAGAAGAACTGCAAACTGCGATTCAGACCAACAAGGACAATGGCATCACCTACCACACACCATCCGAGGAGGCTGTAAGTGCTGCCCGCAAACAACTGATCGGCGAGCAGGACAATATCGTGTCCAGCTCCGGCATGAGTGCCGATTTTGTCAGTCGTGTTCAAGAAGCCCTCGAACAGCTTTAA
- a CDS encoding MarR family winged helix-turn-helix transcriptional regulator: MNDEIGTTGVQLAGLSEDIVFLTRTVRAHLRTEISPLRAEFNVAPGEIGILRIIGANPGISQNDLAATVVLKKSAVAMVVRDLMERGLIARKQQKTDRRYNALTLTSKGRELVDVLADRVKSMHDDWFANFSPDERQQLFNGLNKLSARLSSRDIDLQGTDED; this comes from the coding sequence ATGAACGATGAAATCGGCACGACCGGAGTCCAACTAGCTGGCCTGAGTGAGGATATCGTCTTTCTCACGCGGACTGTGCGGGCCCATTTGCGTACGGAGATCAGCCCGTTGCGCGCCGAGTTCAATGTTGCGCCCGGCGAGATTGGTATCCTGCGGATCATCGGGGCAAATCCGGGTATCTCCCAGAATGACCTCGCAGCAACTGTGGTGTTGAAGAAATCCGCTGTGGCGATGGTCGTCCGAGATTTGATGGAGCGCGGCCTGATCGCCCGCAAGCAGCAGAAAACAGACAGGCGTTACAATGCCCTGACGCTGACCAGCAAAGGCCGGGAACTGGTCGACGTGCTCGCGGACCGGGTCAAGAGCATGCATGACGACTGGTTTGCAAATTTCAGCCCGGATGAGCGCCAGCAGCTGTTCAATGGTTTGAACAAGCTTTCCGCGCGGCTTTCCAGTCGGGATATTGATCTTCAGGGTACGGACGAGGATTGA
- a CDS encoding cupin domain-containing protein — protein MFDFDWLIQPYSKQDFFENIWQKNAIQLASKRPHHFERFFSAHDLERTLEYGQPKPPSIRLASTTANEKVTPPYNSTGRLDIDKLRKYYLSGQTVIVNNVEDFDANVAMLVQALQKEISCRAQVNAYLTPPSAQGFNPHYDTHDVIVMQIEGEKLWRVHDKDSVCPLNELTNGDPRLREATTEPTQIKLTAGDVLYMPRGWIHEAETTETASLHLTIGIHPPLGKDLLAAALECACRLHPQFREPLPVGFLGSPEAKPLLQQQFAELLHLFTQTASVEQATGVIEDELVRRGRSGGDGHLFSDMNKLHAITTDSKVERRQDVPCRLVDTDKGIGLQFLGSVIEGPPAFEPAMRFVMQQTDAFKVGTLPDLEPDHQRALMASLITDGLCRFTETTW, from the coding sequence GTGTTTGATTTTGACTGGCTGATCCAGCCCTATTCAAAGCAGGACTTTTTCGAAAACATCTGGCAGAAAAACGCCATCCAGCTCGCCAGCAAAAGACCGCACCATTTCGAGCGCTTCTTCAGCGCCCACGATCTGGAACGCACCCTGGAATATGGCCAGCCAAAGCCCCCCTCTATCCGGCTGGCCTCCACCACCGCCAACGAAAAGGTCACACCGCCCTATAACAGCACCGGCAGGCTGGATATCGACAAACTGCGCAAATACTATCTGAGCGGCCAGACCGTAATCGTGAACAATGTCGAGGACTTCGACGCCAATGTCGCCATGCTGGTTCAGGCCTTGCAAAAAGAGATAAGCTGCCGGGCTCAGGTCAATGCCTATCTGACGCCGCCCTCGGCGCAGGGCTTTAACCCGCATTACGATACCCATGATGTAATCGTCATGCAGATTGAGGGTGAAAAACTCTGGCGTGTCCATGACAAGGATAGCGTATGCCCGCTCAATGAACTGACCAATGGCGACCCGCGCCTGCGCGAGGCCACCACTGAGCCAACACAAATCAAGCTGACCGCTGGCGACGTCCTTTATATGCCGCGCGGCTGGATCCACGAGGCAGAAACCACCGAGACGGCCTCCTTGCACCTGACCATCGGCATCCACCCGCCCCTCGGCAAGGATTTGCTTGCCGCCGCGCTCGAATGCGCCTGCCGGTTACATCCCCAATTCCGGGAGCCTTTGCCAGTCGGCTTCCTCGGATCACCAGAGGCAAAGCCGCTCTTGCAGCAGCAATTTGCCGAACTGCTACACCTGTTCACCCAAACAGCCTCTGTTGAGCAGGCAACCGGCGTGATTGAGGACGAACTCGTGCGCCGTGGCCGCAGCGGCGGCGATGGACACCTGTTTTCCGACATGAACAAGCTCCATGCCATTACAACAGACAGCAAGGTGGAACGCCGGCAGGATGTCCCCTGCCGCCTTGTCGACACTGACAAGGGTATCGGTCTTCAGTTTCTCGGTTCGGTCATCGAGGGGCCGCCGGCCTTCGAGCCGGCAATGCGCTTCGTCATGCAACAAACCGATGCTTTCAAGGTTGGCACCCTGCCCGATCTGGAACCGGACCATCAACGGGCCTTGATGGCCAGCCTGATCACCGACGGCCTCTGCCGCTTTACCGAAACGACATGGTGA
- a CDS encoding radical SAM protein, which produces MGKPWDPSEPNSIECLQVVYKIAERCNINCSYCYYFNMGDDTALGRPARASVGSTINLAKWIAAGCADLRIPRVNISFHGGEPMLAKPDRFAKMCEAFLTHIGPVAEVRFAIQTNGTIFNHDWLRVLVKYRVSIGISIDGDRADHDRFRLDHRGRSTFTVTENTIRTLVEASAVFPSLRPSTISVLDRHVDYAATFRYLRALGIMQMHFLFPDRNANDHAPQVDKEAAEIGSGLLDLFTEWMIEDNPDIHVRFIDRALGYFRQGASPKPVPRRRKSNQVLVARSDETVAIDDSYIPALDWYAATPEFAIADTNLRGVLADPVFPAIETETSKLPDACTSCRWQDICHGGDLENRFSDQNGFNNPSVYCAAYKELYAGICNVLMNSGYPQSEIQRRFGDEHRV; this is translated from the coding sequence ATGGGCAAACCATGGGATCCGTCCGAGCCCAATTCTATTGAGTGCTTACAGGTCGTCTACAAAATTGCCGAACGCTGCAACATCAACTGCTCATACTGTTATTATTTCAATATGGGCGACGACACAGCGCTCGGCCGGCCAGCACGGGCATCGGTTGGATCAACAATAAACCTGGCCAAATGGATCGCTGCCGGCTGCGCCGATTTGCGTATTCCGCGCGTCAACATTTCGTTTCACGGCGGCGAACCGATGCTGGCCAAACCCGACCGCTTTGCAAAAATGTGCGAAGCCTTTCTGACCCATATCGGGCCCGTCGCTGAAGTCCGCTTCGCCATCCAGACCAATGGCACGATTTTCAATCACGACTGGCTGCGGGTTCTGGTCAAATATCGCGTTTCCATCGGCATCAGTATTGACGGCGACAGAGCCGACCATGATCGTTTTCGCCTTGACCACCGCGGCCGCTCAACCTTCACCGTGACCGAAAACACAATCAGGACACTGGTTGAAGCCAGCGCGGTTTTCCCCTCTTTGCGCCCCTCCACCATCAGCGTGCTCGACCGCCATGTCGATTACGCCGCCACATTCAGATATTTGCGCGCGCTGGGCATCATGCAGATGCATTTCCTGTTTCCCGATCGCAATGCCAACGATCACGCCCCGCAAGTCGACAAGGAAGCCGCCGAAATTGGCTCCGGACTGCTCGACTTGTTCACCGAGTGGATGATCGAGGACAATCCCGACATACATGTGCGGTTTATCGACCGGGCGTTGGGCTATTTCCGGCAAGGCGCCTCTCCCAAACCCGTGCCCCGCCGCCGAAAATCCAATCAGGTTCTGGTGGCCCGCAGTGACGAAACAGTCGCCATCGACGACAGCTATATTCCGGCCCTCGACTGGTATGCGGCAACACCGGAATTTGCCATTGCCGACACAAACCTGCGCGGCGTGCTCGCCGACCCAGTTTTCCCCGCAATCGAAACTGAAACCAGCAAACTGCCCGATGCCTGCACGTCCTGCCGCTGGCAGGACATATGTCACGGCGGCGACCTGGAAAACCGGTTCTCTGACCAGAACGGGTTCAACAACCCATCGGTTTATTGTGCCGCCTACAAAGAGCTTTACGCCGGGATTTGCAATGTTCTCATGAACAGCGGTTATCCCCAATCAGAAATCCAGCGTCGTTTCGGAGATGAACATCGTGTTTGA
- a CDS encoding helix-turn-helix domain-containing protein, with protein sequence MLDAPKEVVTAKEGALSAPGKNLRSSIIESAAAQAAMQPWVAMECYQLSRGKQVSLMDSLDLGRVQIVREHQFATIQKLGTTPTDFCTISYCTHDPAFRLSDHASNSADSVFFIPESTEFDIHVPAGTQTAYVSFSQSEFVGAARVLNPRAWERPSQRVLQFQSTQLTELKSAIGCWLGTAEAAAKRGETLDPAVMRGIVLQTALRTATAHSVDGKISAPLAARTRAVRICRLARDFVEEQLANHAVPTVVDICMTLAVSERALLYAFHDYVGMSPQAYLRRCRLNQVRATLLARSPQNTTVTQVAMQFGFLHLGRFAGDYKQIFEESPAATLKRCM encoded by the coding sequence ATGCTGGATGCGCCGAAAGAGGTCGTGACTGCCAAAGAAGGCGCTTTATCTGCTCCAGGCAAAAATTTGCGCTCATCAATTATTGAAAGTGCTGCGGCACAGGCCGCGATGCAGCCTTGGGTGGCCATGGAGTGCTACCAACTAAGCCGAGGCAAGCAAGTTTCGCTGATGGATAGTCTGGACCTTGGACGCGTGCAAATAGTGCGGGAACATCAGTTTGCGACGATCCAGAAACTGGGTACCACCCCCACAGATTTCTGTACGATATCCTATTGCACGCATGACCCCGCATTCCGGCTTTCAGACCATGCATCTAACAGTGCAGACAGCGTTTTCTTCATCCCGGAAAGCACCGAATTCGACATTCATGTGCCAGCCGGAACGCAAACCGCCTATGTCAGTTTTTCCCAGTCAGAGTTTGTCGGTGCTGCCCGGGTGTTGAATCCAAGAGCCTGGGAACGACCATCACAACGGGTGTTGCAATTCCAGTCCACGCAACTGACGGAACTAAAGTCAGCCATCGGTTGCTGGCTCGGCACAGCTGAGGCCGCGGCCAAGAGGGGCGAGACGCTGGACCCTGCAGTCATGCGCGGCATCGTGCTGCAGACTGCGTTGCGTACCGCGACCGCCCACTCGGTCGACGGCAAAATTTCCGCCCCCCTCGCGGCCCGGACTCGCGCCGTGCGAATTTGCCGGTTAGCGCGCGATTTTGTTGAAGAGCAGCTGGCCAACCATGCCGTGCCGACCGTTGTCGACATCTGCATGACGCTAGCCGTATCGGAGCGTGCGCTACTCTATGCCTTTCACGACTATGTGGGAATGTCGCCGCAAGCCTATCTTCGTCGCTGCAGGCTCAACCAGGTTCGTGCAACATTGCTCGCCAGAAGTCCGCAGAACACAACGGTGACACAGGTTGCTATGCAATTTGGTTTTCTGCATCTCGGTCGCTTTGCGGGCGACTACAAGCAGATCTTCGAAGAATCCCCGGCTGCGACGCTGAAAAGATGCATGTGA